ACCCCCACCCTCTCCCGCAAGCGGGAGAGGGAGAAAATGATTTGGACTTCGATCGCGCTTCGAGCACGGGGACGCGTACGGAATGAAACGGCACGAGTCGCCCCCTTCCGCCGCCGGGCTCCCTCTCGGGGCCGTCTCGACTCGCCGGGCACCCACCGGAGCCCGCCTCCGTCGAGTGGAGAAATGAATCTGTCGAGCTTTAACGGGGCGGGCGAAGGTGGGTCGGCGAGCGAGAAGAGGGAGGATGCGGAAGCATCCGGACCGTGCCCCGAAGGGAAGGCCGGCGGGGGAAGGGAAACTAGATTTCGATTTCGATTTCGATACCGATAGCGATGCTAATAAGGCGCCACGGACCGGGACCCGTGGCGCCTTACGTGCGTTTCCGTTTTCGATCCTTCAGCCGTTTACTTCACCCCCAAAAGCCCGATCAGATGCGCGCTCGCCAGCGCGCCCCGGTGAAAGTCTCCCAGATCGAACTTCTCGTTCGGCGAGTGGATGCGGTCGTCGTCCTGCCCCCATCCGAGGAGGAGAGAGTCCGCGCCGAGGATCTCCTGGAACGTCTGGGTGATCGGGATCGATCCCCCCTCGCGAATGAACACCGGTTTCACGCCGAAGCCCAGCTCCAGCGCCTCCGCCGCCTTCTCGAAATAGACCGACTTGGGGTCGAGCAGGAAGGGCTTGCCGCCGTGCATGGGAACCACCTCGACGCGCACCGAATCGGGGGCGATGGAGCGAACGTAGTCCTCGAAGAGCTTCGTGATCCTCTCCGGGTCCTGTTTCGGCACGAGCCGCATGCTCACCTTCGCGCCGGCCCGCGCGGGAATGATCGTCTTCGCCCCTTCCCCCTGATAGCCTCCCCAGATCCCGTTCACGTCCAGCGTGGGGCGCGCCCAACGCCGCTCCAGCGTGGTGTACCCCTCCTCGCCAGCCAGGGCCGGGGACCCGGTTATCTCCCGGTATTCCTCCTCGTCGAAGGGAAGCTCGGCGAAGGCGGTCCTCTCCCAACCCCGCACGTCCACCACGTCGTCGTAGAAACCGGGGATGGCGACCTTATAGTCGTCGTCGTGCATGCTGCCGATGATCCGCGCGAGTTCATTCACCGGGTTCGCCACCGTGCCGCCGAAACTCCCCGAGTGCAGGTCCGCCGAGGGCCCCTCGATCCGGATCTCCAGATAGGTGAGACCCTTCAGACCGTAAGTGATCGCCGGCATCCCCGGTCCGTACTGCCCGCTGTCCGAGATGAGGACCACGTCGCAGGCGAGCATCTCCTTGTTCTCCTCGAGGAAACCGGGGAGGCTGACCGAGCTGACCTCCTCCTCCCCCTCGAAGATGAACTTCATGTTGATCGGGAGCGAGCCCGCCTCGGCGAGCCACGCCTCCACCGCCTTGACGTGCGTGAAGAGCTGCCCCTTGTCGTCGGAAGCGCCGCGGGCGTAGACCTTCCCCTCCCGGACGACCGGCTCGAAGGGGGGGCTCTTCCACTCGTCCAGCGGATCCGGGGGCTGCACGTCGTAATGGCCGTAGACCAGCACCGTCGGCGCGCCCGGCGCGTCGAGTCGCTGGCCGCAAACCACCGGGTTCCCCTTCGTCTCCTTCAGCTCCGCCTGCACGCCGGCGGCGATCAGCTTGTCCCGGAGCCACTCGGCGGCCTTCCGGATGTCCCCCTTGTGCTCCGTGGCGGCCGAAACGCTCGGTATCTTCAGCCATTCGATCAGCTCGTCCACCGCCCGCTGCCTGCCGTCCTCCAGGTGACGGATGACCTTTTCCATCATGGGGATACTCCTTTTCTATGCGGGAAAGATTGCCGTTCTCGCTCCGTAAACCCGATCTTACCCCCCGGGGGAGGGGCGGCGCAACCGGCGGCGCTCTTCCCCCCCGTTTCCCCCTAAAGGAATGGCGGCCGGGAACGATACTTAGGGAGAATCGTCGTGAGACGATTCCACGCCCGGACGATGGCTATCTTCTCCACCTTCATCC
This genomic interval from Candidatus Eisenbacteria bacterium contains the following:
- a CDS encoding dipeptidase, with the translated sequence MMEKVIRHLEDGRQRAVDELIEWLKIPSVSAATEHKGDIRKAAEWLRDKLIAAGVQAELKETKGNPVVCGQRLDAPGAPTVLVYGHYDVQPPDPLDEWKSPPFEPVVREGKVYARGASDDKGQLFTHVKAVEAWLAEAGSLPINMKFIFEGEEEVSSVSLPGFLEENKEMLACDVVLISDSGQYGPGMPAITYGLKGLTYLEIRIEGPSADLHSGSFGGTVANPVNELARIIGSMHDDDYKVAIPGFYDDVVDVRGWERTAFAELPFDEEEYREITGSPALAGEEGYTTLERRWARPTLDVNGIWGGYQGEGAKTIIPARAGAKVSMRLVPKQDPERITKLFEDYVRSIAPDSVRVEVVPMHGGKPFLLDPKSVYFEKAAEALELGFGVKPVFIREGGSIPITQTFQEILGADSLLLGWGQDDDRIHSPNEKFDLGDFHRGALASAHLIGLLGVK